Genomic window (Ureibacillus composti):
TCACATGGGATATTCGTTTTATACATTGGAACATTGCAATCTTCTTCAATATGTCGAATCGGTATACCCGCTTCAAGAAGTGGCGTTTCAAATGTAAAACTGCATCCGATTAAAAACGCAACCATATCATCTTCCCAATAATCCATAATATCTAACACTTCTTCTGTAAAAATACCGTCGCGATATATACGATATTTTGGAATGTCTTTTCGAATATCTCCACTTTTTGCAATTCTTGCAGGAATAAACGAACCTGGTTCAGTCACGTCTAATATTGGACATGGCTTTGGATTCCGCTGACAAAATAGTAGAAAATCAAAGGCATGCTCTTTCTTTAAAATAGCTAAATTCGCTTGCGTATAGCCAATTGACATACCCGCTGTAGGCCCAGTTATTTCTTGATTTCGAATCATTTGACGAATTTCATTTGGTTCAATTGTTCCATATACTGTCATCGTATTCACTCCCAGTTTAAGTACTAATCATATTCATCCTTAGGCAAATAATTGTGGCAGTTGTTGAATTAACGTAATTACACTCATAATACTCATGATGATTACAACAATAACCCCAGTAATCGTTAACCAAAGTGGATGCTTATATGACCCAACAATTTCTTTTTTATATGCTGCAACAAGTAAAGTACCTAAAGCTACCGGTAAAATTAACGCATTTAATGCTCCCACTAAAAGCAATACGTTTACTGGTTTACCAACAAAGACAAATGTAATTGTTGACACTACGATAAACGCAATAATAATCCAATTATGATACTTTTCGATAGAAGGATGGAATGAACGAATAAACGAAACAGATGTATAGGCAGCCCCAACTACAGACGTAATAGCTGCAGCCCACATGATCACACCAAACATACGGAATCCAATATCTCCAGCAGCTAATTGGAAAACTGAAGCTGGTGGGTTACCTGGATCAATTGCTAAACCTTGAGTAACTACACCAAGTACTGCTAAAAACAATGCAATACGCATGATACCTGTAACAACAATTCCCATGACAGAGCTTTTTGTTACTTCTGGCAAATATTCTACCCCTTTAATACCTGCATCTAAAAGACGGTGGCCACCTGCGAAAGTTATGTATCCTCCAACAGTCCCTCCAACTAATGTTACGATTGCAAACCAACTAATTTGTTCAGGTGCAAATGTGTTAACGATTGCATCCCCAACAGGTGGTGACGTTTTAATTGCAACAAACATCATTAGTAAAATCATGACTCCGCCAGCAGCTTGTGCCACTTTATCCATTGCTTTTCCTGCTTCTTTAATAACGAAAATAAAAATAGCAAATAATGCACTTAATACTGCGCCAACAATTGGATCTAACCCCAACATTGCATTTAGTCCGAGACCTGCACCTGCAACGTTCCCTATGTTAAAGGCTAATCCTCCAATTACGATCATAACGGCAAGTACGACACCTAAGCCTGGTAATACTTTATTAGCA
Coding sequences:
- a CDS encoding putative hydro-lyase, with the protein product MTVYGTIEPNEIRQMIRNQEITGPTAGMSIGYTQANLAILKKEHAFDFLLFCQRNPKPCPILDVTEPGSFIPARIAKSGDIRKDIPKYRIYRDGIFTEEVLDIMDYWEDDMVAFLIGCSFTFETPLLEAGIPIRHIEEDCNVPMYKTNIPCEKAGVFEGPTVVSMRPMTAEDAIRAIQITSRFPNVHGAPIHIGNPELIGITDISKPDFGDAVTIKPGEIPVFWACGVTPQAVAMESKPSIMITHAPGHMLITDIKETSLSVL
- a CDS encoding divalent metal cation transporter, translated to MGASKINEDVVQAAKSQKSKFVKKTTSKSVLLGAAFLMATSAIGPGFLTQTTVFTQQLAASFAFVILISLLLDIVAQLNVWRIIAVSGLRGQEIANKVLPGLGVVLAVMIVIGGLAFNIGNVAGAGLGLNAMLGLDPIVGAVLSALFAIFIFVIKEAGKAMDKVAQAAGGVMILLMMFVAIKTSPPVGDAIVNTFAPEQISWFAIVTLVGGTVGGYITFAGGHRLLDAGIKGVEYLPEVTKSSVMGIVVTGIMRIALFLAVLGVVTQGLAIDPGNPPASVFQLAAGDIGFRMFGVIMWAAAITSVVGAAYTSVSFIRSFHPSIEKYHNWIIIAFIVVSTITFVFVGKPVNVLLLVGALNALILPVALGTLLVAAYKKEIVGSYKHPLWLTITGVIVVIIMSIMSVITLIQQLPQLFA